The Pseudomonas sp. Marseille-Q3773 DNA window CAAACGTATTCACCGATGACCGCGGGTTCTTCTTCGAAAGCTTCAACCACGCAGTCTTCGAGCGCCTGGTACAGCGCCCCGTCAACTTCGTCCAGGATAACCACTCCAGCTCGCGCCGACATGTACTGCGCGGCCTGCATTATCAGGTGCTTCAACCACAGGGCAAGCTGGTAAGGGTAGTGGCCGGTGAGGTGTTCGATGTCGCTGTAGACTTGCGCCGTTCTTCGTCTACTTTCGGCCACTGGGTCGGGGCCCACCTTTCAGCGCACAACAAGCAGCAGATGTGGATTCCGGAAGGTTTCGCGCACGGTTTTGTCGTGTTGTCCGACCATGCGGAATTCCTGTACAAGACCACGGACTACTACGCCCCCCAATTCGAGCGTTGCCTGGCTTGGGATGACTCCAGTGTCGGTATTCAGTGGCCTGTCGAGCGGCCTTTGCTGTCAGGCAAGGACCTGGTTGGCACCGCGCTGCGGGATCTGGATTGTTTCGATTAAGCAAGCAGTCCATGCAGGGATAGGGAAGTAGCACGACGATATCATCTTCCTGCTCGGCTGCAGCGTCGAGCGGCTAGAATCCCAGAAGATGCAACAGCAGACCATGACAGCGGAAGCAGACGAAC harbors:
- the rfbC gene encoding dTDP-4-dehydrorhamnose 3,5-epimerase, coding for MKATPLAIPEVLLLEPNVFTDDRGFFFESFNHAVFERLVQRPVNFVQDNHSSSRRHVLRGLHYQVLQPQGKLVRVVAGEVFDVAVDLRRSSSTFGHWVGAHLSAHNKQQMWIPEGFAHGFVVLSDHAEFLYKTTDYYAPQFERCLAWDDSSVGIQWPVERPLLSGKDLVGTALRDLDCFD